The sequence below is a genomic window from Lycium ferocissimum isolate CSIRO_LF1 chromosome 9, AGI_CSIRO_Lferr_CH_V1, whole genome shotgun sequence.
AAACACATTGTTGTATATTTCTTCTCACTCCTAGtgcaaaaattattctctccaGGTTTTCCAGATCTGTTGTGTGAACAAAAAGGGAGAAAAGGGTtgtgcttttttatttttccagatccgttatattttataattaagttggtatattttgtaaataaggaaaagtatcctcatattttgtaatatagtgtcttaagtagtattattaggtcaattttccttttaatttagAAGAATAAAAACCCACTCAAATTCTAAACCCAAACCCATCGCTGACCCGTTTTCACcaccaaaagtaaaaaaaattacacgAAATGTTGGCCTCGAGAGTAGGAAATTTTGCATTAAGAATACTAATACTAATAAGCAATTATAAGTTACAAAATGATTGATTTCCGTGAAGAAAAActtaatacataatatattcaCTACCTTAGCGATTAGaaatttatattaaaaagtagtgattttaatatatgaataactttaaaacatttatttataaattaaattaaaaacttacaaaaaattGCAAATTCTAGACACACAAAAGATTTACAATTAAAAGAGGCAAAAAAAGATGATGaaccttagaaaaaaaaaaagaaattgttgtTAATCGCTAACAAAATAGACAATAAAATAGATCTGCCTAGAACATATTTCATATCTTAACCTAAAACCTATGCTAAATTAATAAGATAAAAAGCTAAAACCTGCAGACATGTTGAAAGAACGTGCAAAATCAAATCCCAAAAACGCACTAAAATCACATAATATATCATAAGCAAGGAAGAAGAAGCAAAGgtcaaaagaacaaaaaagctTAAAGAGTATCATGAGAAATTGAGAACTCACCTGCTGGATAATTCAGTTTACACTGATaaatagaaaacaaaattaGAACACAAAGTTGGAATTCTGTCACTAAAATCGaaagtgagtttttttttttttttttttttgttaattaataGATGAAAGCACATTATCACTCGGATCAATAGAACTTAACTTGATAAACattcatgatattgtgattCTTCGTGAGCTTTTGCAATTTCTGAGCAGCTGCCTCAATATCTTCATCACTTTTGCAATGAATTATTCCAAACATAGGATGACCCCGTCAGTTGGACACCCCTCGGATGattataaatatcatatatCGTAACTAAGAAGGAGATATAGAAGAAAAGactatattattataaaagcataCATATGCGGNNNNNNNNNNNNNNNNNNNNNNNNNNNNNNNNNNNNNNNNNNNNNNNNNNNNNNNNNNNNNNNNNNNNNNNNNNNNNNNNNNNNNNNNNNNNNNNNNNNNGTATcgtttttttggggggtttaataacatttgtattatTTGGCTTATTTGTCcaataacttgtaagtttactaaaataccatAACTCTTAATTAAAAttggtttatatatattaataaaactcgggtaaagaataaaataagaacttttaaaaaataagtaggtagtgagtgggggtggtggaggggtgagtggtgtgaggtgggtggttgtgggatgaggggggtgggggtagtgggtggttgggtgggggtgagtggttgtgAGGTTGGGTGGTgatgaggggtagtgggtggtgtgAACTAGATGGTTATGGGATGAGGATGGGGGTAGTGGGTagtagggtgggggtgagtggttatGGGGGTAGGGTTGGGTGGTTGTGGGGTGGGGTGAGGGGTGGGTGGTAGGGTAGGGGTGGGCGTGGGTGGTAGGGTGAgggtggggtggatggtggagggtgggggtgggggtgggagtggggtgggggtgagggTGGGTtggggtggatggtggagggtggggtataatgggaaatgaaatacgtaaccacggaaaaatcaccaaatccatggttacaaaaattgggacttttcatggttatataaacATGAGATGAACCACCggtttacaacaccataccacataattttaagaacaatgaaaacaaacatggtttcatacaaaaccatacattaatgaaccacggaaaactaccatccaaacagggggttacttatattgtgttgtttccttgttTTGGTGTAGAATCTACTTTAGGTTAGGATTCTTTTACCAAACTGTTTAGGCTATAACTGTGGAAATTTGTTTTGCCAAAGATAACACATGTTTTTATTGcagtttttattttgaaagaaaatatatattattaatgtttaagtatattaatttgatgaaaatagtaaatgacaattttgtctattgcggagtcttttaatgaagggcaaaaagttcaatcaacatttctaaagCCCTTCacacttttaatataatatagattagTACTCACACCACTCATCTACAAGTATTTTATGATACAAGTCACGAGATTGAGCCCAAATAGAGATAATGATGAGCCCCACTGTGGGAGCTTTTATTATATATTGTGTTACACTAATTTCAGAAGTTGAATTCTAGCTTATAGTCTCAAGGGGTCGTTTGACTGGCAGATAATCCAGAGAttacaaatataagaaatgTAATATATGAATTAATAATTCTTGCGTACATTTCTTGGTGAATATTTGGTTTATAGTATTAAAAATATGATATATAATTTAAGATAtgtatttgattttaaattgggtaaagttttgctttcaattATAACCTTGGAAAATGCCcgatttataaaaaaaaaaaaaaaggttatggAAGAAGGGTAATTTTATCATTTGAATACTTTTTCCATGTATTAATGCATAGCTATTCTTATTATCCCAGATCGAATAATGTAATGATTCTTGTATTAAATAATATCAGTATTCAATACCGAAATTGAAATGTACTGACAACCAAACGTGCCCTTAAGGTTTTACTAAATGTACTGAagatattaaaataattaattttgcataaaataataaaatatctgaTTGACCGCTTAAAAAAGTTGTTGCATAATTCATGTAGTGTTTACTTAGCGGTATTAAATAATACTTGCATTAAATTATGCACAAATCTATGTACTATTTTATatcgtataaaattataaatatttttttttttcaattttaaccttgatttcataattttttttaaggaaaaaaaaccCTGAAAAAAGGAACACTAAATCAATTCATTATTTCATCTCAAAGTTATTAATTTCTTCGTTGATGTGATATAAATACCGTACTGCAATTATAATAGTCTGTATAATATAATCTTAAAGTTACTTGTACTAGAATAATAGTCTGCAATTATAAAGTTACTTGTCGAATTATTATCCCTTTATAGTTTATCCTATAGTAACGAACAAGCCCTATAAAAGTATTTTATTATACTGGAACATGACGTATTGATGGTATCGTTGAGCCAACAGCCGTTGATCTTTGACTTTCCGCAATGCAATAGGCTGATCTAACGGCTTACATCTCTCGTTACTTTCTATCATACTTTACGCGTCTCTCTAACTAATAAAAGGTCTTTTTCTTTACACCATTTTATTATTTGAACgtcacttttcctttttttggctaAAGAAGAATAACAAGAACACGGTAATGGAACTATCAAGAATAtgttaattaattgttttaaCTGATCATGATTGTTAATTATGTATTAGAAATTTCTTGATATGGGTTTAAAGGTTGAGGAGCAAATAagatgattttaattttttttttttttttggtttgactgATTATTAAGTCAACTGTTTGATTCATGTTTCTTGTAATTTTCTTGTTATGGGGTTGAAGATGGCAGAAGTaagaaagttattttttttttggtttgactgATTATTTTGTAAGTTCTTGATTGAACTTTTCTTGTGTGGCTTTGAGAGATAGTGATACAAATAATGGGACTTTGATGATCTTAGTCAACTCTAATTTAATCTTTTTCCTGATATGGGTTTTTATCCTTGTGGTTTGTTTTGATGTTCTTTGAGTTTTCTGATTGACTTTGATGGTACTTTTCATTTGCTTTAGTTCTTGAGAGAGTGTATGGTGTGATGATCATGTTTTTTTGTTGGGATTCCATGTTTTTTGTTCAACAGTTATTGCCTTGTTTATGCTGTTAATTGTGGGAGAactttcttcaattcttttatATTTAGCATATCGTTGTCTTCTAAACATCtatgaaattctttttttgaaCAATACAAGTCTATGAAATTCTGAAGGATGACCATGAGGTCACGGGTAAAGTTGCTGtcatgtgaccaggaggtcagGGGTTCAAGCCATGaaaacagcctcttgcagaaatgcagggTAAGGTGGTTTGGTCCTTCCCCGGACCCTGCGCATAGCGGGTGCTTAGTGCACCGGCTGCCTTTTTTCTGGGGGGTGGGGCAAAAGGTATAGTTACAAATTGCTAATTTGTTTTGGGGTTTATATGCAAAAGGTATAGTGATGGTTTTCTTACTATCAGAAATCAGCACTATTTTTCTTCCAAGGGGAAATTAATTAACTTTCATAGATTACTCTTGTGGTTCGTTTTAATGGTTTAGATGAGGTACAAGTAGTTTTAGCTATCAATGAACGGTGGAAATCTCCAAGTCAATTATTCTTGACCACATGTAAAATGAATATGAGTTTCTCGACGGGTCAGAATTTTTAAACTTCATTGTTCTTGAAACTTCGGagattgttgtagtatgttttGGAAAAACAGCTTTTAAGTTCTGACTTGACCTGCTAAAAGAAATAAGTCATATTCTATCATTTAACTTCTTAAACATACCCGGTTGATACTAAATATTAGTATATGGTTTGACAGAATTTGGTGGTTAGTGTAACTAATGGATGTATATTCTGGCaaaagagctaaaaatgggCTTGTCGTTCCTAGAAGAGGTTTAAGGGATACTGCTGATAACAGGGATGAAAATGTTCAGCTGTGCTCGCGAATTGGATGCAGTGGCCGGCTCAACCATTCGAAGAGCAGCTGTGTTGGAACTAAAGAGAAACCCAGATCATTTAGGCCTACTTTAATTAATTCTTCAAATGGGAAGGATGTGGTTGGGAGTTCATCAGGGACATCTTCAGTGCTGAATAATGTAAGAAAGGCACGCGAGGCATCTCACATTAAGTCTTCCTCTCAAGTTGTAAATAATCAATCAGAAATTAGTTCTTCGGATGGTGGATCAAGCAAAGCTAGATCAACGGAAGCAGGCTACTCTAGTGGAACATCCAGCAGTAGACCTCATAAAATAGTTAGTCACAAGTCTAAAGCCATTGGTTCTGAAAAACAGTCCTGTAGCAGTGGGGCTGGGTTTGGGTTGAGAAATCTAAAATGTAATTCCACATCGGATGTCCTTTCACATAATTGTTCAACGTCACAATCAAGATTTAATAGAAGGGACATGGTAAAAAGGAGATACACAGAAGGTGAAAGCAGTTCATCTGGTAAAGGGAAGAAAAACACCGAGGCATCACTAAGGGAAAGACGTGTCACTCGTCCAACTCATGGAATCTCCATCTCTGAGTCAAGAAGTGGCAGAAATTTGGATTATAGTGTGAATAATTCTGCTGTTTCAGTTCAGACCCCAAGGTCAATGAATGTGAATTCTAGATTTAGGGGTCCTGTACAGGATTCATTGCAAACTTTACATCGGCCTGAAACACCAGATCTCAATCTGCAGTCGTCAAGTCAATTGTTCACAGATGGCTCTTCAAGTGATTCTAGTGCTTATAGTTTTCCTGGTAATGATATTGATGATTTACCCAGTTTAGTGCCCTTCACTTCTGCGGAACTAGGCATTAACCGATTAATGAACCGCGAAGCCTTACAGCGATATAACATGAATGGAGTTGCTGAGGTGTTTCCCAGATGAATCTAGATTATTCTGTTTCCCGTAacttacatgttttttttttaaagagatttgatttttttactGCTCCACATTACAGGTATTATTGGCACTTGAGAGAATTGAACAAGATGAAGAGTTAACATATGAGGTATGTTTGAGTACATCTGACCGCCTGACAATGTCCTATCTGTGGATTTATCAATGGAACTATTGTTTTCTGTCTGCAGCAGCTGCTTTCATTGGAGACGAACTTGTTGCTTAGCGGCCTTAACTTCTATGACCAGCATAGGGACATGAGATTGGATATAGATAGCATGTCCTATGAGGTGTGTTTTTCATTTTTGATACTTTatgagtactgagtatgtaaaaaaGTATTCATTCTTATAACAACAGTCTAGGGAAATCATTTTATAGCCGAAAGCTTCTCGAATTAGAGTATTCCTTGGGGGTGAAAGAATAGTTTTCTCTTGGTTTGACAAAAGATAGCTCCTTCTGGTACTGTATGATTCTATAGCTTCCAGGTCATGATTTATTGCTCGTTAACAGGAATTACTAGCTCTAGAGGAGAGGATGGGAACTGTTAGCACAGCTCTGCCAGAGGAGGCATTATCAAAGTGCCTTCAAAGAAGCATTTATCAAGGCATGCATTCGGAAATAGGGACATTCGGAGGTGATGAGGATGAAGATGAGATCAAATGCAGTATTTGTCAGGTACATTTACCCATTTTTATATTTACTGAAGTAGATGATTCTTTATGTTTCATATCGTCTCTGAGATTAAGCAATTGCTGGTTTGGTAGGTTCTGTGTTTTCTGCATTTTTAAACTCTACAAACACATGTAGGAGCCAGAGAACGTCTGCTAAGATCTAATAAGAGCCCGATATTGACATTGTTTCTTAAGTTTTTGGGATGCTATATCTGGATGAGCTCATATTTTTTGTAACTAAGAACATAATCAACTATTTGTTTTGCAGGAGGAGTATGTGGTTGGAGATGAAATTGGCAAGTTACAGTGCAAGCATGGTTATCATATGGAATGTGTACAACAATGGTTAAAGCTCAAGAATTGGTGCCCAATCTGCAAAGCATCAGCAGCACCATCTTAGTTCAGAACAATTTAGACACCATCTTCgacgaaaaaaataaaaataaacttaaGACACCAAAATTCCAGAAGTGGGGAAGCTGAATGGCTTTCTTGCTGTACAATTTCATCTGGATAGGTGGTTCTAGCATTTTATTTTCTCCCTTCGCTTGTTCTTGTACATTTTGTGGttcacttttcatttttccacttgtaaatatttgacattttaagCAATAAGCTCAGGTTCTTCTAAGAATGAATTACAAAGATACAAGTAAGCTACCTGGCTAACTCCATGACGTGCTACAGAACCTAACCTCCACCGTGTCCGGGGAGGGGGACCAAGTAGGGTATAGCTAGCGGCATAGGAGCTGACTTGACATTAGCGGCTTTGTGCCGCTTTGAAGTAATTTATTATGTGGAAGCCGTTCTTGATTAATCTAATATGTGGTTCTAGGTTCCTTATTCCGGTTGTAACGCGGAAGAGGTATGTAGAAGCCTTTCTTGAGTAATCTAATATGCGGTTTCAGGTTCCTTATTCCGGTTGTAAAGCGGAAGAAGAGGGAGAATGAAGGAAGATGAGCCAGCCAATGTGCTTAACTAACTTCCCAAGGACTCAAAACGTAATTAAAAAACTAATGTATTGGCTAAATGTGTAAATAACTTTCGAACTGATTCCAACAGGTACATCCCACTTCCACAGCCCCTCGTACCACTTCCCAAGCACGAAAACACATTGTGTCTATAACCTTGAATTGATTAAAGTAACTATTTTGAATGAAGTCGCTCGCTAATTGAGCCACTTTAATGGAGTGTGCGTGCATTTAATTGAAGTCCTAAAAGCAAAGATTGTTGGCACATCTAAAAAATCATTTACAATTAATACTATATATGATTTTGTCTTAATTACACAACCTTATTTAAAAGGCCACTTATTGATTAATGCTTTTATTAAAATCCTTAAATTGTTTAATGactttgaaatgattttattgTGAAATAGTTTCAGCTTTCCAGGacataaaatttcaaaagattCAGCTTTTAggattaaaataattttggaaaaagatcATTGGTTAATCAATGGATTAGTGATAATTATACTAGAATTGAGGATTAACTTACCTGGTGAAAAATGCATGCATGAGTAGGATGTATTCGTGAAAATTAATacctccctccgttcacttttacttgtccactattccaaaaatagattttcacttttacttgttactTTTAGCATGTCAAGACaagacaatttcttttttcctgttttacccatagtattaaatactcactttaaatcatttttcaaatccaataaaaatatacaccaattaatatgggtgcATTACTAacttatgcacttcatttattattttttaaagagtgTGCATAGttaaaagtggacaagtaaaagtgtacggaGGGAGTACATAACAAACCATAGTAGTAGCAATACCAAGGTTATTAATGCAGAGGTAAGCATGATTAAAGATGAAATTACCATTGAAATCTGTCAAAGCTAAAGAAtatgaagggtatttttgtaaacaaatattTATACACCTTACCAAACGATCCAAGGGCCCCAACAAAGCCAAAACTGACTGGACGATTAGAATTAGATTATACTCCTAATTCCAAAATTCAAGATTACTTCACAAATAATAATGTTTAATTAAGTAGCCACAGGGTTGGTAACAACTAACCAGACAGGGGCCCAACAAGAAGCAAACAACAGTTGACTGGACAATTGTAATAGTAGATTATTATGTGTAGTTGAATAATGCCAACTGAAATCTATCTTCTTGTCAGAATTCACATCAATtggccttctttattaaatAATCTCCAGATAAGATTTGTGAACTCTGGTTCTTCCTCCATTCTCAGGTAAAAAATTACTCCTCTTTTAAAAGATTATTCTGTAAaattacttgaaaaaaaatcacatcTTTGGCTCAATTTTGCTATTCAATGCCTCAAATTTTAATTCTTGTAATATAAGCTCTTTGGGTTTTACTGCAGTTCATTGATGCATATTGGAATTTACtatgtttttggttttttttttttttttggggggggggggtttggggGGGGTGGGTGTTGGATTTGCTTCAGTGGATAGATGAATTTGAATGGGTCTAGCTTtttgggttttctccaagtaaCTTAATAAATGATATATTCATCTCCATTGTGCTTACGAGTGCTTAAATATGTAGTCTTGTAATGAAACTTCTTCTAGGTTCTTGCTATTATTAGTTTTACCAGCAGAATCATTAGAAGATTTCTGGGGTTTGGCCAAATTTTCGAGAAAATCACATCTTATGCTCAATTATGTTTTGGAATGCTCAAGTTCCAATTTTGTGATGTATCGTTTTCCGGATTTTGCTTTTGTGGATTTGTTGCAATAAAATGATGCATTTGGAAGTTCTAAGAAATTGCATCTGTAGCTAAATTATGCTTTGTAAAGCTCAAACTTCCATATGTATAATGTGAGATCTTTTTGGGTCTTCATGTTACGGGATTTTGAATTGTAATGTATTCCATCATATTGTAGTGCTGCTTATCTGAGCAATAATGGCTTCCGCGGCAATGTTGAACTCGCCTTGTAATGTTGGAGCTGTGAAGTTTGAGGTGAAAGTGAAGCCATCGCCAAATTTGTTGAGTGCACGGACTTCTATTAGGTTGAATCGGAGGAGGGTGTTGACCATAAGGGCTAGCAATGAGTCTGGTTCAGAGCCCTTACGAAAGATGGGCTTGACTGATGAGGAGTGTGAGGCTGCTGTAGTTGCCGGAAATGCGCCTGAAGCTCCCCCGGTTCCACCAAAGCCGGCTGCACCTTCTGGTACCCCTATCGTTTCTACACTGGTTAGTTTGAGACTTATCATTATTTGTAATTATGTTGATTTGCCATTTTGGAATGGTGAGGAAGTGTTTAAATGGACCATCTTTTTCATAGCTTTGGAGGACTGTTTTGATTGAGTTAGAAGGTTCTTGGCTTTGGTTATGGTGGCATATTATCTAAGCTGCTGAAAGTCATTTTCTAATCTCCGCATCAAATTGTTACCAAATTAGATTTTGACAACTCCAGggtgtttgaatttttttaattgaactAACCTGATGTAAGTTGGTTGACTATGGTGCAATTACATGTATATACGTTGTTGCTGAATGAGAAGTAATTTACCAACTGTGAGAATAGCAGAAGATGTGGAGAACAAATATGATTTGATAACTTAGTTATAATGAGTATAGGCATCTAAATATATGATAATTGGCTTAGGATATAAAAAATAGATTCATCTACCGAATTGAAATGATACGACAGAAGTTTCATAGATGATAATACTGTATTGGAAGACTGGTAAACCAATGCTGATGGGTGTTATTACattttgaggctttatataaCCTTTTCAGGATTTTTTTATAACATTTTCAAGAGTTCCAGCTACAGAATGCCTTGTAAAGGAAAGTGACCATACTTTGAGAAAATTACACCGGACTATAAATCTTGAAGTTGACTGATAAGGTCTAACAACAGCTTCTTTTAATATCTTTGACTATTCCTATCTGGACTTAGGATACAGAATGTTCAATTTGATACTTGCAAATTACACGAGACATACCTGTAGGGTGTTTCTGGTATTTTAGAAACATCACGGATCATAATTCCATTTACACAAGATGGTCAGCGATCTCTGTGATACGCTCCTCTGAATACTTGACTTTGAAGAAGGTGCACTTATTGCTTAATCCTTCAACTTCTAGTAGGCTATCAGTGGGCACCACATTTATTACTTAATATTTAATAGTGTTAACTTGTTTAGTTTGTATAAATGATAACATCTTGGTTGAATTGTCAGACTGTATTGTGAATTTTTCTTGATAATGCTTTAATATAGATTGAATACTGCATCGGAAGTTGATATGATTGATCTGCTATGTGCCTGTAGCTAATGATCATATTTTTCTTGTATAGCCAATTAATAGGCGACCACGCCGTAATCGTAGGTCGTCAGCAGTAAGAGCTGCATTCCAGGAAACAAGTATAAGCCCGGCAAATCTTGTATATCCACTATTTATTCATGAGGGTGAGTACTTGTGTGAGTTACTTCCTTCTCTGCTTATAACCTGTCATACTGTTTTTACAAATTGCACACTTGCAGGTGAAGAGGACACACCTATTGGAGCAATGCCTGGATGTTATAGGCTCGGATGGAGGCATGGTCTTGTTGAAGAGGTTGGTGAGCTATTCCTAGGATTCTTCGTCCTCTATAATGGCTTTGCATTCTTAGACCAGTTTTAGCATTTTGATTctttaattcaattcttttccccTAATTGATCTTGTTTATCCACTACTCCCCATTCTTCCAAGTTTTAGCCTGGTAAAAAATGGAGTACGTGATGCATTAGATCATGTAAATAGCAACCAAATGTGCTCTATCAAGTGTTTAATGTTTAGGATAGGTTGGAGGTGGTGACACATGATGACCACACCTGAAAGATCACCTTTTGTCTAAGGATGCACTTTTGGCCATAAGTAGCTCTCTCTCGGTTAATTTTGATATAATTGACCTTGTAGCCATGCTTTGTATTGGTTCATAGTGTGTATAATTTGATGATGATGTGCTGCATAGGTCATGTTGCTATGATTATGCTAAATCTTGACGGTGATTTCCTTTCCATTGTCCATTTGTTTTCTATTGTCTATGTTAGTATGACTAAGACCACTATCATTACAATATTGCTGCTATTAATGATAAAAGTTTTACCATAGCATTAGATTAGCAAAATAGTTCGTTGTTACTTTTCAAGTTTTTAAGTTTTATTCTTGGAGAAGGGTAGAGAGACAGGCCCATTATTCACTTGAACCATGCACCAGTGGCTCAGGGGGATTTCtcggttattaaaaaaaaaattaagtcttATCTTTGGGTTGGGCCGATAAATCACCTGATCTCTTAGGAAATGCGGGTACATAAACTTGGAATGTGGGTTAAATAAAGACTTTGATCCTTTATGGGCATCAGTCACTTTTGTCAGGATTATCAACGGACATGCTTGTCTTGATTCTGTTTTTACTCATATACTTGATGAAATAGTTATGTGAAATATGCAGAGCGTGCTCTTGTTTGgcaaaaataatcaaaataacaaTGTCAAGAATTCTGCTGTCAGATTCCTCTCAGTCACTTGCTGTGTGTAATAAGGGTCCCTCCCTACTTTGATTAGGATAGGCGTGCGTGCTGGACGCGTTATTCAGTATTttgtttttgatgatgacaaggaaccccgcagccgctaccctcgTGTGCGCACGGGTAAACCCCGCTCCCGTGTAATAGCCCGCAAACCACACAAAAGAGATAACCCGCAATAGGaaagccccgtgcgacgagctcgacctagaaggcaaatcccctgctgttGTAGGCAGGGAgttttgaacctgagacctccattatggaagccccatgctcaaccaactgagccacccttgtgGGTTGTtattcagtatatatatatatatatatatatatatatatatatatatatatatatatatatatatacaggacTTCGGTTATAGCTACCAGAACAATGTTTAAATTGATATTCAGGTCTGAATACTCATTTTCACTTTGCGGGGTTGGATAGGATGAAAAACATCTATTTTTCTTATTGAGAATGAAAGGCTGATTTATTGACTGGAAGATGATAGTTAAATACTGTTTTGGTAAAAAGGAAATGCAGGTCCTAGGTGCAGGTTTAAGTGCAAATAtcaggaaaaaggaaaagagcaaTAAACAGAGAAACAAAGAAACTCATACAACTACTATTACAACTACACCACGATCCCAAGCAAATTGGGGGATCAGACAAGCTACCATGTATATACCTAAAATTTGCCAATAGGTTGAGAATGTATAGGTGTGACTCTTCTAATGGACGGAATCACCTTGGAGACTAAGaagtacttttggcaataaTCGGTACTACACAATTCTTATTGTCCATGTTATTGACAGACCTCATGTATGATTTTCATGGAAACCTACATTTGCtagaacaaaaattaaacaaagcACTTGGAAGATTAAATTAGTTACTGTAAATCTGTAGTAACATGACTGGGgtctactaaataaaaattgagGTGCTAAAATCCAAATGGTGATAAATGACTAGACAATATAAGGGTTAGTAGGCTGCAATTAATTTCTGATCGGCACTTGCCGCCTCTGATTGAGAAGTAAATACCAAATGGAACTTGAAACATTTCTAGAATTTCACCGGCTTCCAGAATATGGCCATTCTTGACACTTCCTGCCATATGCTTTTAGAGGGCCTATATAAATCTTGTCAATGTTTCCATTTCAATCTTGCAGTCTGCTACACATG
It includes:
- the LOC132029901 gene encoding probable GPI-anchored adhesin-like protein PGA55 isoform X3 — its product is MDVYSGKRAKNGLVVPRRGLRDTADNRDENVQLCSRIGCSGRLNHSKSSCVGTKEKPRSFRPTLINSSNGKDVVGSSSGTSSVLNNVRKAREASHIKSSSQVVNNQSEISSSDGGSSKARSTEAGYSSGTSSSRPHKIVSHKSKAIGSEKQSCSSGAGFGLRNLKCNSTSDVLSHNCSTSQSRFNRRDMVKRRYTEGESSSSGKGKKNTEASLRERRVTRPTHGISISESRSGRNLDYSVNNSAVSVQTPRSMNVNSRFRGPVQDSLQTLHRPETPDLNLQSSSQLFTDGSSSDSSAYSFPGNDIDDLPSLVPFTSAELGINRLMNREALQRYNMNGVAEVLLALERIEQDEELTYEQLLSLETNLLLSGLNFYDQHRDMRLDIDSMSYELPGHDLLLVNRNY
- the LOC132029901 gene encoding probable GPI-anchored adhesin-like protein PGA55 isoform X1, which gives rise to MDVYSGKRAKNGLVVPRRGLRDTADNRDENVQLCSRIGCSGRLNHSKSSCVGTKEKPRSFRPTLINSSNGKDVVGSSSGTSSVLNNVRKAREASHIKSSSQVVNNQSEISSSDGGSSKARSTEAGYSSGTSSSRPHKIVSHKSKAIGSEKQSCSSGAGFGLRNLKCNSTSDVLSHNCSTSQSRFNRRDMVKRRYTEGESSSSGKGKKNTEASLRERRVTRPTHGISISESRSGRNLDYSVNNSAVSVQTPRSMNVNSRFRGPVQDSLQTLHRPETPDLNLQSSSQLFTDGSSSDSSAYSFPGNDIDDLPSLVPFTSAELGINRLMNREALQRYNMNGVAEVLLALERIEQDEELTYEQLLSLETNLLLSGLNFYDQHRDMRLDIDSMSYEELLALEERMGTVSTALPEEALSKCLQRSIYQGMHSEIGTFGGDEDEDEIKCSICQEEYVVGDEIGKLQCKHGYHMECVQQWLKLKNWCPICKASAAPS
- the LOC132029901 gene encoding probable GPI-anchored adhesin-like protein PGA55 isoform X4, with product MDVYSGKRAKNGLVVPRRGLRDTADNRDENVQLCSRIGCSGRLNHSKSSCVGTKEKPRSFRPTLINSSNGKDVVGSSSGTSSVLNNVRKAREASHIKSSSQVVNNQSEISSSDGGSSKARSTEAGYSSGTSSSRPHKIVSHKSKAIGSEKQSCSSGAGFGLRNLKCNSTSDVLSHNCSTSQSRFNRRDMVKRRYTEGESSSSGKGKKNTEASLRERRVTRPTHGISISESRSGRNLDYSVNNSAVSVQTPRSMNVNSRFRGPVQDSLQTLHRPETPDLNLQSSSQLFTDGSSSDSSAYSFPGNDIDDLPSLVPFTSAELGINRLMNREALQRYNMNGVAEVLLALERIEQDEELTYELLSLETNLLLSGLNFYDQHRDMRLDIDSMSYELPGHDLLLVNRNY
- the LOC132029901 gene encoding probable GPI-anchored adhesin-like protein PGA55 isoform X2 — translated: MDVYSGKRAKNGLVVPRRGLRDTADNRDENVQLCSRIGCSGRLNHSKSSCVGTKEKPRSFRPTLINSSNGKDVVGSSSGTSSVLNNVRKAREASHIKSSSQVVNNQSEISSSDGGSSKARSTEAGYSSGTSSSRPHKIVSHKSKAIGSEKQSCSSGAGFGLRNLKCNSTSDVLSHNCSTSQSRFNRRDMVKRRYTEGESSSSGKGKKNTEASLRERRVTRPTHGISISESRSGRNLDYSVNNSAVSVQTPRSMNVNSRFRGPVQDSLQTLHRPETPDLNLQSSSQLFTDGSSSDSSAYSFPGNDIDDLPSLVPFTSAELGINRLMNREALQRYNMNGVAEVLLALERIEQDEELTYELLSLETNLLLSGLNFYDQHRDMRLDIDSMSYEELLALEERMGTVSTALPEEALSKCLQRSIYQGMHSEIGTFGGDEDEDEIKCSICQEEYVVGDEIGKLQCKHGYHMECVQQWLKLKNWCPICKASAAPS